In one window of Capra hircus breed San Clemente chromosome 28, ASM170441v1, whole genome shotgun sequence DNA:
- the C28H1orf198 gene encoding uncharacterized protein C1orf198 homolog, translating into MASMAAAIAASRTAVMSANRPLDDRERKRFTYFSSLSPMARKIMQDKEKIREKYGPEWARLPPAQQDEIIDRCLVGPSAPAPGDPEELARFPGLRGPTGQKVVRFGDEDITWQDEHSAPFSWETRSQMEFSISSLSIQEPSCSTAGEPRPPSKAPQGLPVLRPPQGGKSSSLDALGPAWKEEEASFWKINAERSRGEGPEAEFQSLTPSQIKSMEKGEKVLPACYRQEPAPKAREAKAEKPSPLRQEQRAAPGISAECERPQPAQACASPPGEAGPSGPVGKPVSPEAMEAVEDMEDALFLEPVPVQVSSSNVILKTGFDFLDNW; encoded by the exons ATGGCGTCCATGGCGGCGGCGATTGCGGCCTCGCGCACGGCAGTCATGAGTGCGAACCGGCCTCTGGACGACCGGGAGCGGAAGCGCTTCACCTACTTCTCGTCGCTAAGCCCCATGGCTAGGAAGATCATGCAGGACAAGGAGAAGATCCGGGAGAAGTACGGGCCCGAGTGGGCGCGGCTGCCGCCGGCGCAGCAGGACGAGATCATCGACCGGTGCCTGGTGGGGCCGAGCGCCCCGGCGCCCGGCGACCCCGAGGAGCTCGCGCGCTTCCCCGGCTTGCGCGGGCCCACGGGCCAGAAGGTGGTGCGCTTCGGGGACGAG gaCATAACTTGGCAAGATGAGCactctgcccctttctcctgggaAACAAGG AGTCAGATGGAGTTCAGCATCTCCTCCTTATCCATCCAAGAGCCGAGCTGCAGCACCGCCGGCGAGCCCAGGCCACCATCCAAAGCTCCTCAGGGTTTGCCGGTCCTCCGGCCCCCGCAGGGCGGCAAGTCCTCCAGCCTGGATGCCCTGGGTCCTGCCTGGAAGGAAGAGGAGGCATCCTTCTGGAAGATCAACGCAGAGCGGTCCCGTGGGGAGGGCCCTGAGGCCGAGTTCCAGTCGCTGACCCCCAGCCAGATCAAGTCTATGGAGAAAGGGGAGAAGGTCCTGCCGGCCTGTTACCGGCAGGAGCCCGCACCGAAGGCCAGGGAGGCAAAGGCGGAGAAGCCCAGCCCCCTCCGCCAGGAGCAGCGGGCCGCTCCCGGCATCAGCGCGGAGTGCGAGAGGCCCCAGCCTGCCCAGGCCTGCGCCAGCCCCCCAGGCGAAGCCGGCCCCTCTGggcccgtgggaaagcccgtcTCTCCCGAGGCCATGGAGGCTGTGGAGGACATGGAGGATGCTCTGTTCCTGGAACCTGTGCCTGTACAG GTCAGCTCAAGTAATGTCATCTTGAAGACAGGATTTGATTTTCTGGACAACTGGTAA